A single Ptiloglossa arizonensis isolate GNS036 chromosome 2, iyPtiAriz1_principal, whole genome shotgun sequence DNA region contains:
- the Orc2 gene encoding origin recognition complex subunit 2, protein MNVTGNLRRSTRIQVRVKEKETTKQISNEDKESASDTFIVLKKELENIEQTVQKPTELFSNDDVSGTTLYEFQTPSKKTSMAHRASLCRTPLSSKKQKQFEPKVILERMDQNLKELLKKKNINSSTRTIQKRYVSGLTSSESESVSESSDFVPSTDDTEDETSGSENSDSNNDERNENKSKVAKQKFILQSNLLSTPKRINTKNKPMVIHKDFHMRTDEYFQTQSEKIITSDRTLERLHNSRLTKEQLEQLLENQNYVSTQHQKNICSLTKSYATLFPMWYFIMEQGYTVLLYGLGSKRHLINNFHKSISYHPSLVVNGFFPSLTVKNILDGIIIDILELSCPANISECVDVIENILKQNPNDRMYLLIHNIDGIMLRSNKAQDLLSCLASIPNLCVLASVDHVNTPLLWDHIKHSKFNFFWWDTTTFLSYQEETSYESSLLVQQSDALALSSLHNVFLSLTSNAKSIYILLAKFQLSKSSNVNFSGMAFKDLYRAAREGFLVSSDLALRAQLTEFIDHKLVKIKRNIDGVEHLTIPLNNGLLKQFLEEHES, encoded by the exons ATGAATGTTACTGGAAATTTACGACGATCTACTCGAATACAAGTTCGTGTTAAAG AAAAAGAAACTACAAAACAGATATCaaatgaagataaggaatctgCTTCAGATACATTCATTGTACTGAAAAAAGAATTGGAAAATATAGAACAGACTGTACAAAAACCAACtg AATTGTTTTCTAATGATGATGTCAGTGGTACAACGTTATATGAATTTCAAACACCTAGTAAAAAGACTAGTATGGCACACAGGGCAAGTTTATGTCGTACACCTCTTAgttcaaaaaaacaaaaacaatttgAACCTAAAGTTATTCTTGAAAGAATGGATCAGAATTTGAAAgaactgttaaaaaaaaaaaatataaattcttctACAAGAA CTATTCAGAAAAGATATGTATCTGGATTGACTTCTAGTGAAAGTGAAAGTGTATCTGAATCTAGTGATTTTGTACCATCTACTGATGATACTGAAGATGAAACGAGTGGAAGTGAAAATAGTGATTCTAAtaatgatgaaagaaatgaaaataaatcaaaagttgcaaaacaaaaatttatattgcagtCAAATTTATTAAGCACACCAAAGAGaataaatactaaaaataaACCTATGGTCATTCATAAAGATTTT CACATGAGAACTGacgaatattttcaaactcaatcagaaaaaataattacatctGATCGAACATTAGAGCGCTTGCATAATTCTCGTTTAACAAAGGAACAGTTAGAGCAATtattagaaaatcaaaattatgtaTCTACACAAcatcaaaaaaatatttgttcattaaCTAAAAGCTATGCTACATTATTTCCTATGTGGTATTTTATCATGGA gCAAGGTTACACTGTGTTGCTTTATGGTTTAGGATCTAAAagacatttaattaataatttccatAAAAGTATATCTTATCATCCATCATTGGTAGTGAATGGATTCTTTCCTAGTCTGACTGTGAAGAAT ATATTGGATGGtattattattgatatattGGAGCTAAGTTGCCCAGCTAATATAAGTGAATGTGTAGATGTTATTGAAAACATATTGAAGCAAAATCCAAATGATAGAATGTATTTATTAATACATAACATAGATGGTATAATGTTACGGTCAAATAAAGCTCAAGATTTACTTTCTTGCCTTGCAAGTATACCAAATCTTTGTGTCTTGGCATCAGTTGATCATGTCAATACACCACTGT TATGGGATCATataaaacattcaaaatttaattttttttggtGGGATACAACCACATTTTTGTCCTATCAAGAAGAGACATCTTATGAAAGTTCACTCTTAGTGCAACAGAGTGATGCACTTGCTTTATCATCTCTTCAtaacgtttttctttctttaacttcaaatgctAAATCAATTTACATACTACTTGCTAAATTTCAACTAAGTAAGAGTAGTAATGTTAATTTTTCAG gAATGGCATTTAAAGATCTTTATCGAGCTGCACGTGAAGGATTTCTTGTAAGCTCAGATTTAGCATTGAGAGCACAATTGACAGAGTTTATAGATCATAAATTAGTGAAAATAAAACGTAACATTGATGGTGTTGAACATCTTACAATTCCATTAAACAATGGGCTTCTAAAACAATTTTTGGAGGAACATGAATCATGA
- the LOC143143119 gene encoding uncharacterized protein LOC143143119 → MVLLNNMTDLDVDDSLTKLNTQLNKSMILMDTPPENKICQTKRNKSIKINVNIQPASASNVSPVSRKSILKKTDIRNNEKQSRIDTQNIDSSRETISHDRISMNMSTALRPHNIDDLIREENLIIESTDSTFSLDDISDNEDMWIMDIPKTIDPRELEGQTLVFGDKSKFKIKEERYYAVNHDVKCNVTCVFHTGKMKSPYKTVNVKPAGTITIRRKLSGISKIKPMQIENTSVPFPKNLKTRHPLFGVSYEGKIRKCEMK, encoded by the exons ATGGTCTTGTTAAACAATATGACTGACTTGGATGTGGATGATTCTTTAACAAAGTTGAATACTCAATTGAATAAGTCTATGATTCTGATGGATACTCCACCAGAGAATAAAATATGTCagacaaaaagaaacaaatctataaaaattaatgtaaacattCAGCCTGCCAGTGCTTCCAATGTTTCTCCTGTATCTAGAAAAAGTATTTTGAAAAAAACTGATataagaaacaatgaaaaacaAAGTAGAATAGATACACAAAACATAGACAGTAGCAGAGAAACAATAAGTCATGACAGAATATCAATGAATATGTCAACTGCTCTTAGACCACATAAT atCGATGACCTAAtaagagaagaaaatttaattatagaatCTACAGATTCGACATTTAGCTTAGATGATATATCAGACAATGAAGATATGTGGATAATGGACATTCCTAAAACA ATAGACCCACGAGAACTCGAAGGTCAAACATTAGTATTTGGAGacaaatcaaaatttaaaattaaggaagaaCGATATTATGCAGTGAATCATGATGTTAAATGTAATGTTACTTGTGTATTTCACACTGGCAAAATGAAGTCACCATATAAAACTG TCAATGTGAAGCCAGCAGGTACAATTACTATTAGACGGAAACTTTCAGGTATTTCAAAGATTAAACCAATGCAAATAGAAAATACTAGTGTGCCATTtcctaaaaatttgaaaactcgTCATCCCTTATTTGGTGTAAGTTATGAAGGTAAAATTAGAAAATGTGAAATGAAATAA